A section of the Microbacterium forte genome encodes:
- a CDS encoding acyl-CoA synthetase — protein sequence MSAPARAFTVRHVQLLRALFAAAAAVMITFSPDHSAAVGLSVFSGFVLTTGLVMIVATWLVYPAGQRWPSVVFALLSFVAGMTAGVPAWRTEDVFFVVVIAWSVTTGILELVVGLRARRAGEANARDSITLGAFGLLLAVLLIAIPAGFVQPYEIDGAGAFQLTGVILGVGMFGGYAAIVAVFLGIAGLTPKRADAVAEGRTTENDPAPAGHGGER from the coding sequence ATGTCTGCCCCTGCCCGCGCGTTCACCGTGCGTCACGTTCAGCTGCTGCGCGCGCTCTTCGCCGCCGCCGCAGCCGTGATGATCACCTTCTCGCCCGATCACTCGGCGGCCGTCGGTCTCTCCGTCTTCAGCGGGTTCGTGCTCACGACCGGCCTCGTGATGATCGTCGCCACGTGGCTCGTCTATCCGGCCGGCCAGCGCTGGCCGTCCGTCGTCTTCGCGCTGCTGAGCTTCGTCGCCGGCATGACGGCCGGTGTGCCCGCATGGCGAACCGAAGACGTCTTCTTCGTCGTCGTCATCGCCTGGTCGGTGACGACCGGCATCCTCGAACTCGTCGTCGGGCTGCGTGCGCGCAGAGCCGGCGAGGCGAACGCACGCGACTCGATCACCCTCGGCGCGTTCGGGCTGCTCTTGGCCGTGCTGCTGATCGCGATCCCGGCCGGCTTCGTGCAGCCGTACGAGATCGACGGAGCCGGTGCGTTCCAACTCACCGGCGTCATCCTCGGCGTCGGCATGTTCGGCGGATATGCGGCGATCGTCGCCGTCTTCCTCGGCATCGCCGGTCTCACCCCGAAGCGAGCGGATGCTGTCGCCGAGGGTCGCACGACCGAGAACGACCCCGCCCCCGCCGGGCACGGAGGAGAGCGATGA
- the purB gene encoding adenylosuccinate lyase: protein MTFQPSLPPQPLSPLDGRYRGAVTGLADFLSEAGLNRARVEVEVEWLIALTDRSLFETSPLSDADKERLRALYRDFGQAEIDWLAEKEAVTQHDVKAIEYLVRDRLSALGLDSIAELTHFACTSEDINSASYALTVKRAVEEVWLPALDVVIAKLRELAAEHADAAMLSRTHGQPATPSTMGKEIAVFAWRLERVRAQIAASDYLAKFSGATGTWSAHLAADPDADWPTISREYIEGLGLGFNLLTTQIESHDWQVELYDRVRHAGGILHNLATDIWTYISLGYFAQIPVAGATGSSTMPHKINPIRFENAEANLEISGALLASLGQTLVTSRLQRDLTDSTTQRNIGVAFGHSLLAIDNLRRGLNAISLSRDVLLADLDVNWEVLAEAIQTVIRAEVVAGRSSITDPYALLKELTRGHRVGAAELAEFVDGLEIGDAAKQRLLALTPASYTGIAEQLAK from the coding sequence CTGACTTTCCAGCCTTCGCTCCCGCCCCAGCCCCTGAGCCCCCTCGACGGTCGCTATCGCGGCGCCGTCACCGGCCTCGCCGACTTCCTCTCGGAGGCGGGTCTGAACCGCGCCAGGGTCGAGGTCGAGGTGGAGTGGCTGATCGCGCTCACCGACCGCTCGCTCTTCGAGACTAGCCCGCTGTCGGATGCCGACAAAGAGCGGCTGCGCGCCCTCTACCGCGACTTCGGACAGGCCGAGATCGACTGGCTCGCCGAGAAGGAAGCCGTCACCCAGCACGACGTCAAGGCGATCGAGTACCTGGTGCGCGATCGCCTGAGCGCGCTCGGCCTCGACAGCATCGCCGAGCTCACGCACTTCGCCTGCACGAGTGAGGACATCAACTCCGCCTCGTACGCGCTCACCGTGAAGCGCGCGGTCGAAGAGGTCTGGCTCCCCGCGCTCGACGTCGTGATCGCCAAGCTGCGTGAACTGGCCGCCGAGCACGCGGATGCCGCGATGCTCTCCCGCACCCACGGACAGCCGGCCACCCCGTCGACCATGGGCAAGGAGATCGCCGTCTTCGCGTGGCGTCTCGAGCGCGTGCGCGCGCAGATCGCGGCATCCGACTACCTCGCCAAGTTCTCGGGCGCGACCGGCACCTGGTCTGCGCACCTCGCGGCCGACCCCGACGCCGACTGGCCCACCATCTCGCGTGAGTACATCGAGGGTCTCGGTCTCGGCTTCAACCTGCTGACCACGCAGATCGAGTCGCACGACTGGCAGGTCGAGCTCTACGACCGGGTGCGTCACGCCGGCGGGATCCTGCACAACCTCGCGACCGACATCTGGACCTACATCTCGCTCGGCTACTTCGCACAGATCCCCGTCGCCGGTGCGACCGGCTCGTCGACGATGCCGCACAAGATCAACCCGATCCGGTTCGAGAACGCCGAGGCGAACCTCGAGATCTCGGGTGCTCTGCTCGCATCGCTCGGTCAGACCCTCGTCACGAGCCGCCTGCAGCGCGACCTCACCGACTCGACGACGCAGCGCAACATCGGCGTCGCCTTCGGTCACTCGCTGCTCGCGATCGACAACCTGCGCCGCGGACTGAACGCGATCTCGCTCTCGCGCGACGTGCTGCTCGCCGACCTCGACGTGAACTGGGAGGTTCTCGCAGAGGCCATCCAGACCGTCATCCGCGCAGAGGTCGTCGCCGGTCGCTCGTCGATCACCGACCCCTACGCTCTGCTCAAGGAGCTGACCCGAGGACACCGCGTCGGCGCTGCAGAGCTGGCGGAGTTCGTCGACGGGCTCGAGATCGGGGATGCGGCGAAGCAGCGTCTGCTCGCACTCACCCCCGCGTCGTACACCGGCATCGCCGAGCAGCTCGCGAAGTAA
- a CDS encoding low molecular weight protein-tyrosine-phosphatase, whose protein sequence is MTSPDPFRVIFVCTGNICRSPMAEVVFRDLAERQGLGSRIVSRSAGTGDWHLGERADHRTLDSLARRGYDGSQHRAKQFTFASFSENDLVVALDRTHERILREWAHDEDEEGKVTLLLAFDPDARSQDVPDPYYAGAEMFDSVLGMIETATRGLFRQLEPALRQPRTPRTPGARSGGLP, encoded by the coding sequence GTGACATCCCCGGATCCCTTCCGCGTGATCTTCGTGTGCACGGGGAACATCTGCCGCTCTCCGATGGCAGAGGTGGTGTTCCGCGATCTCGCGGAGCGGCAGGGACTCGGCTCGCGGATCGTGTCGCGCAGCGCCGGAACGGGTGACTGGCATCTCGGCGAACGGGCCGATCATCGCACGCTCGATTCCCTCGCCCGCCGTGGCTACGACGGCTCGCAGCATCGCGCGAAGCAGTTCACCTTCGCCTCCTTCTCGGAGAACGATCTGGTCGTCGCCCTCGACCGCACGCACGAGCGCATCCTGCGTGAGTGGGCGCACGATGAGGACGAAGAGGGCAAAGTCACCCTGCTGCTCGCCTTCGACCCCGATGCCCGGAGTCAGGATGTGCCCGACCCCTACTACGCCGGCGCCGAGATGTTCGATTCGGTGCTCGGTATGATTGAGACCGCGACTCGCGGGCTGTTCCGCCAGCTCGAGCCGGCTCTTCGCCAGCCCCGCACGCCCCGCACTCCCGGGGCCCGATCAGGAGGACTCCCCTGA